The nucleotide sequence TAATTCTATGTTGATAGTTTATCTCAAGGTTTTCAGTGGACATTATGTAATGCATTTATTGGATTTGCATGCTTCTATTATGAAATGAAATTTTTTGGTATTTTGATataattttcttaatttttttgaagCCAACATCAAGTTGTCTGAGATGTGCACCAGTGCAGACAATAAGAAACAATCCCCATATTCAGTGGAAACCCCTTATGGATTTCGTCTGGACCTGGACTTTCTGAAATATGTTGATGACATAGAGAAAGGAAATACCATCAGGAAGGTTTACATACACAAGAAAGCCAAGCAACCAAAATATAGCACATTGCCAAGAAATTTCAGTGTCACTGATactcatttctcctcatctgattCTTATTCCTGTGGGAGGTATGGGGACAAATGGAAGATCACGTCTTCCCAGGCACCTACGAATAGACGTAAAGGGGCCAATATGCAGGAACTATATAAAAGTTCTCCATGTAACAATGATCCAGCATTATCACAACCCGAAGTGTATGATTGCAGATCAGGAAAGACTTTATCTGATGCCAGGGAAAGTTTGGGGGAGAATGGGCTATCTCCCCAAAGCTGGCTAAAACCTCCTTTTCTAAGGGCATCAAGTGTGCCAGTTGATTTCAAGGAGTTGAGTTTTGAAGAACAACATCAAATCCTTTCCGTGTCCCAGCAGAAATTAAAATTATCAAAAAATTATGGGTTCAGTACACCAGGCAATGCAGTTATCCAGGAGAACTGCACCACCACTGAAATTGCACCACAGTTGAATGTGACACCGACCGAGGTCCATCAGCTACAGCGACAAGTAAAGATTGCTCAAGATAGAAGCAAAGAGATGGAAGAGCAAGTAAAAACCATTTCTGAACTTAAACAGCAAGTACTTGTGTTACAGGAAGAAAATAAACAGCTCTGTCTTCAGTTGAAAAATCAGCAGAATGCAGTGCCAACTTCAAGTCCTCTCCTAGAGAGGAAAGATGATGATAATAGGGATAAAACTGACTGTGTCACTGCAGGAAGTCAAAGTAGTTCTTCAGTAACATCACTTGGATCTGAAACAATAGAAGGACAGACATTATGTCCAAGCAAGAGTACAACCTCTGAATTCCCCAAGTCAGATGAAAAATTTCAAAGTGAAAAGGTGATCAACCTTGATAATCAAATTAACTTTGCTTCAAATGTTACTGTAAGTGGAAATGAGAAGTTTGTTTGCAGTACCCACAAGGAAATATTTCAGAACTCTTATGCTATAGAAGATAATGAACACAGATTGAGGGATGTGGGTATTCAAGTTACCATGGAGGATTTAGGGTTGGTACTTGTTCCACACCCCAGCACAGAGAGGCTTTCCATCAAAGAACCAAGAACGATGGTCTCCATACAGGATAATCAGTTTAAAGGTGGAACTCAGGAACATAAGTTGGAAGAGGTAGATGTGGTTCCCAAGGATAATACAATTATTCTCTCCTCAAATAAACTGGAAGACTCAGCTGcacattttgaaaggaaatgtacccTAGACCAAACTGAGGTACATGGTACAAGTACCCAGCCTGGAAATCAAAGTAATCTGGGTGTCACTGAACCAGAAGTTGGACTCCTAGATCCAAATGAATCAAAACAAATGTGCAAATATGATATCAAGCCAGACCTGCGACCAGTCACCCAGTCAGTAGATTGTGGAGATTGTAGTGCAAATGTAACAGACACAAATTTAATAGAGACACGAAGTTTAGGGGTCAATACGGATCACATCACCATCAGCGATGCAGGTGCTATGGCGGCTGTTGAAACAAGTGAGAAAGCAACAGATGCTACAGTCAGGGTGTGCAGCAAGGCTGTTGAGACTGAGCGTGACTCATCTTTGCACTGCATATGTCACATGACCAG is from Pristis pectinata isolate sPriPec2 chromosome 3, sPriPec2.1.pri, whole genome shotgun sequence and encodes:
- the LOC127568611 gene encoding KN motif and ankyrin repeat domain-containing protein 4-like: MSEILQSPDHPANIKLSEMCTSADNKKQSPYSVETPYGFRLDLDFLKYVDDIEKGNTIRKVYIHKKAKQPKYSTLPRNFSVTDTHFSSSDSYSCGRYGDKWKITSSQAPTNRRKGANMQELYKSSPCNNDPALSQPEVYDCRSGKTLSDARESLGENGLSPQSWLKPPFLRASSVPVDFKELSFEEQHQILSVSQQKLKLSKNYGFSTPGNAVIQENCTTTEIAPQLNVTPTEVHQLQRQVKIAQDRSKEMEEQVKTISELKQQVLVLQEENKQLCLQLKNQQNAVPTSSPLLERKDDDNRDKTDCVTAGSQSSSSVTSLGSETIEGQTLCPSKSTTSEFPKSDEKFQSEKVINLDNQINFASNVTVSGNEKFVCSTHKEIFQNSYAIEDNEHRLRDVGIQVTMEDLGLVLVPHPSTERLSIKEPRTMVSIQDNQFKGGTQEHKLEEVDVVPKDNTIILSSNKLEDSAAHFERKCTLDQTEVHGTSTQPGNQSNLGVTEPEVGLLDPNESKQMCKYDIKPDLRPVTQSVDCGDCSANVTDTNLIETRSLGVNTDHITISDAGAMAAVETSEKATDATVRVCSKAVETERDSSLHCICHMTSKFSKVNKEHTAVYDDNRECDSESLKNTKSCSAEGSNAVKDKKKECPVAVESQGSVYEKDDSQDAFHAFLQPESQIISTKPELAQSIKKVEDLLCKQQSFLEQNYPELAQNFKKLCSSIGSLSIQLINSFQPSTLSLPTLDQSEKNFAKKKCEPEVKTVHRAEPVPSSSEPLDLRTDLQPEMCISDAAVLQSTSLKSIMKKNSGNVKSSGASAKKNLQFIGVNGGYETTSSEESNSSEGGSDSDSDKDGVNTENQIQHTDVKAELSKDTERTGYEEIQPSARDATVTIMQHCTKSHEWKPSFFSACQNLKDHLSELGTTNDKGVMQNLNTVQWEWFRISSQKSAASDRVQAFLQELQEMSPELLHFIVNLADDNQNTALHYSVSHSNFHIVKLLLDTDMCNVDHQNKAGYTATMLASLASAETDEEVAVVMQLLRLGNVNVQASQAGQTALMLAVSHGRIDMVKALLNSGADVNIQDTDGSTALMCASEHGHVELVKLLLAQPGCNSALTDKDGSTAMNIALQAGQKDIAELLSIHMNSGISPTL